One Actinoplanes missouriensis 431 DNA segment encodes these proteins:
- a CDS encoding UxaA family hydrolase, with protein sequence MTATPLSDVALLLHPDDHVAVALHDLPPGRELTHGTLGFRVTAAIPQGHKLCVRPVRAGSAVHKYGQSIGRATTDVQPGDHVHTHNLAMDSVRQAYEFGTGRIRIPGAAVPRTFAGFDRAGGAAGTRNYVGIVTSVNCSASTARMIADQFRGPIMDAWPNVDGVVALTHDSGCGMVPASVGGQILRRTLRGYASHPNVGALLAVGLGCEMLAVDALLADLPAPADTLIDQLIIQEQGGVRATVRAGVAAVRTLIEQLDQRRRVPLPASRLILGLNCGGSDGYSGITANPALGHASDLLVAQGATTVLAETPEVFGAEHLLTRRAVSEEVGRRLLERIEWWQKYVADGGGTLDNNPSPGNKAGGLTTILEKSLGAVAKGGTAELTAVYEYAERVTAAGFTFMDTPGYDPVSVTGLVAGGATVVCFTTGRGSVLGTKPVPTIKIATNTEMYDRMREDMDLNAGVIATGDATVEEVGAQIFEQILAVASGRVTVSEDLDLGRDEFVPWQLGAVT encoded by the coding sequence ATGACCGCCACGCCACTGTCCGACGTCGCGCTGCTGCTGCACCCCGACGACCACGTCGCGGTCGCCCTGCACGACCTGCCGCCAGGCCGGGAACTGACGCACGGCACGCTCGGCTTCCGGGTCACGGCCGCGATCCCCCAGGGTCACAAATTGTGTGTACGGCCGGTGCGCGCCGGTTCCGCCGTGCACAAGTACGGGCAGAGCATCGGCCGGGCCACCACCGACGTGCAGCCCGGCGACCACGTCCACACCCACAACCTCGCCATGGACAGCGTGCGGCAGGCCTACGAGTTCGGCACCGGCCGGATCCGCATCCCGGGGGCGGCGGTACCCCGTACCTTTGCCGGGTTTGATCGCGCCGGAGGCGCCGCCGGAACCCGCAACTACGTCGGGATCGTGACGAGCGTCAACTGCTCCGCGTCGACCGCCCGCATGATCGCCGACCAGTTCCGCGGCCCGATCATGGACGCCTGGCCGAACGTCGACGGCGTCGTGGCGCTCACCCACGACTCCGGCTGCGGCATGGTCCCGGCCAGCGTCGGCGGGCAGATCCTGCGCCGCACGCTGCGCGGATACGCGTCGCACCCGAACGTCGGCGCCCTGCTCGCGGTCGGCCTCGGCTGCGAGATGCTCGCCGTCGACGCGCTCCTCGCCGACCTGCCCGCACCCGCCGACACCCTGATCGACCAGCTGATCATCCAGGAGCAGGGCGGGGTGCGGGCCACCGTCCGCGCCGGGGTCGCCGCGGTCCGCACCCTGATCGAGCAGCTCGACCAGCGGCGCCGCGTGCCGCTGCCGGCGTCCCGCCTGATCCTCGGCCTCAACTGCGGCGGCTCCGACGGCTACTCCGGCATCACCGCGAACCCGGCCCTCGGGCACGCCTCCGACCTGCTCGTCGCCCAGGGCGCCACCACCGTCCTCGCCGAGACACCGGAGGTCTTCGGCGCGGAACATCTGCTCACCCGGCGCGCGGTCAGCGAAGAGGTGGGCCGGCGGCTGCTGGAGCGCATCGAGTGGTGGCAGAAGTACGTCGCGGACGGCGGCGGCACCCTCGACAACAACCCGTCACCGGGCAACAAGGCCGGCGGGCTGACCACGATCCTGGAGAAGTCCCTCGGCGCGGTCGCCAAGGGCGGCACCGCCGAACTGACCGCCGTCTACGAGTACGCCGAGCGGGTCACCGCCGCAGGGTTCACCTTCATGGACACGCCCGGATACGACCCGGTCTCGGTCACCGGCCTGGTCGCCGGCGGAGCGACGGTGGTCTGCTTCACCACCGGACGCGGATCGGTCCTCGGCACCAAACCCGTTCCCACGATCAAAATCGCGACCAACACCGAGATGTACGACCGGATGCGCGAGGACATGGACCTGAACGCCGGCGTGATCGCCACCGGCGACGCGACGGTGGAAGAGGTCGGCGCCCAGATCTTCGAGCAGATCCTCGCGGTGGCGTCCGGGCGGGTGACGGTGAGCGAGGACCTGGATCTCGGACGCGACGAGTTCGTCCCGTGGCAGCTGGGTGCGGTTACCTGA
- a CDS encoding LacI family DNA-binding transcriptional regulator — protein sequence MRTTVHDVADAAGVSVSTVSRALTGGSVSPATRATVMAAAERLGYRPNRTARGLITGRTGNYGLIVPDLRNPFFADIAKGVSARARAVDCGVFITDTDEDVAAELEALATLGRNTDGVLLCSPRATDAELLEAADPDTTVLVHRQAPGMLSIAADIAAGTRQAMDHLRALGHRQIAFLAGPDDSWAGRERLAALADYEILRFGSVAPTFEGGVLAGDLVLASPATAVLAYNDLVAMGLLHRLAARGVSVPDQMSVVGYDDISLAAMSHPPLTTVAVPKGRAGAAALELLLRRAGKTLATVRDREVTLPTGLVVRSSSGVAPT from the coding sequence GTGCGCACGACCGTGCACGACGTCGCCGATGCCGCTGGGGTGTCGGTGTCCACGGTGTCGCGCGCGCTCACCGGCGGCAGCGTCAGCCCCGCCACCCGGGCCACGGTGATGGCCGCCGCCGAGCGGCTGGGCTACCGTCCGAACCGGACGGCGCGCGGGCTGATCACCGGGCGGACCGGCAACTACGGGCTGATCGTGCCCGACCTGCGTAACCCGTTCTTCGCCGACATCGCCAAGGGCGTCAGCGCCCGGGCCCGCGCCGTCGACTGCGGGGTGTTCATCACGGACACCGACGAGGACGTCGCCGCCGAGCTGGAGGCGCTCGCCACGCTGGGCCGCAACACCGACGGCGTGCTGCTCTGCTCGCCCCGGGCGACGGACGCCGAGCTTCTCGAGGCCGCGGACCCGGACACCACGGTTCTGGTGCACCGGCAGGCGCCCGGCATGCTGTCGATCGCGGCGGACATCGCGGCCGGCACCCGGCAGGCGATGGATCATCTGCGGGCGCTGGGTCACCGGCAGATCGCGTTCCTGGCCGGGCCGGACGACTCGTGGGCGGGCCGGGAGCGGCTGGCCGCGCTCGCGGACTACGAGATTCTGCGGTTCGGGTCGGTGGCGCCGACGTTCGAGGGCGGTGTGCTCGCCGGTGACCTGGTCCTGGCGAGCCCGGCGACGGCGGTGCTGGCCTACAACGATCTGGTGGCGATGGGTCTGCTGCACCGGCTCGCGGCGCGCGGGGTGTCCGTTCCCGATCAGATGAGCGTGGTGGGTTACGACGACATCAGCCTGGCCGCGATGAGCCATCCGCCGCTGACCACTGTCGCGGTGCCGAAGGGCCGGGCGGGCGCGGCCGCGCTGGAGCTGCTCCTGCGCCGGGCCGGCAAGACCCTTGCGACGGTACGGGACCGCGAGGTCACCCTGCCGACCGGACTGGTCGTGCGTTCATCCTCCGGAGTCGCCCCGACATAG
- a CDS encoding Type 1 glutamine amidotransferase-like domain-containing protein, which translates to MKLLLTSGGVTNPSIRAALERLLGKPVAECRALVVPTAQWGHPMCGPASVRGLVAGEPAGDWRFLTGLGWGSLGVLELTALPSIGARRWVPWVREADVLLVDGGDATYLHHWLRESGLADLLPELPDLVWVGVSAGSMVMTPRIGDYFVGWESAPDDRTLGVVDFSIFPHLGLFAGNSPAHAEKWAAGIDGPSYAIDEQTAIVVVDGVAEVISEGTWVKLR; encoded by the coding sequence GTGAAACTTCTGCTCACCTCGGGCGGCGTCACGAACCCGAGCATTCGCGCCGCGCTGGAGCGGCTGCTCGGCAAGCCGGTCGCCGAGTGCCGTGCGCTTGTCGTCCCGACGGCGCAGTGGGGGCATCCGATGTGCGGCCCGGCGTCGGTGCGGGGGCTGGTGGCCGGTGAGCCCGCCGGGGACTGGCGGTTCCTGACCGGGCTGGGCTGGGGGTCGCTCGGTGTGCTGGAGCTGACCGCGCTGCCCAGCATCGGCGCGCGGCGCTGGGTGCCGTGGGTGCGGGAGGCCGACGTGCTGCTGGTCGACGGCGGTGACGCGACGTACCTGCATCACTGGTTGCGCGAGTCGGGCCTGGCCGATCTGCTGCCGGAGCTGCCGGATCTGGTGTGGGTGGGGGTGAGCGCCGGGAGCATGGTGATGACGCCGCGGATCGGGGACTATTTCGTGGGGTGGGAGTCCGCGCCCGATGACCGTACGCTCGGTGTCGTCGATTTTTCGATCTTCCCGCATCTGGGGTTGTTCGCGGGGAATTCGCCGGCGCACGCGGAGAAGTGGGCCGCCGGGATCGACGGCCCGTCCTACGCGATCGACGAGCAGACGGCCATCGTGGTCGTGGACGGCGTCGCCGAGGTGATCTCCGAGGGCACCTGGGTGAAACTCAGGTAA
- a CDS encoding TetR/AcrR family transcriptional regulator, with the protein MADAPIAVRRPQRADARRNFDALLAAARDVFAERGADASLEEIAKRAGVGIGTLYRNFPARQDLFEAVYVEEINQLAAAAEAAASLPPWQALQAWLKRFVAYAVTKRAIIDVLNRDSEMFRSSRATMYAAGEPLMARAQQAGEVRADASFDDVLRLVSGLTSAAFVDEEQRDRVLRFALDGIRAR; encoded by the coding sequence GTGGCCGACGCGCCGATCGCCGTGCGGCGCCCCCAGCGGGCCGACGCCCGGCGCAACTTCGACGCGCTGCTCGCCGCCGCCCGCGACGTGTTCGCCGAGCGCGGCGCCGACGCGTCCCTCGAGGAGATCGCCAAGCGCGCCGGCGTCGGCATCGGGACCCTTTACCGCAACTTCCCGGCCCGGCAGGACCTCTTCGAGGCGGTCTACGTCGAGGAGATCAACCAGCTCGCCGCGGCGGCCGAGGCCGCCGCATCCCTCCCACCGTGGCAGGCCCTGCAGGCCTGGCTCAAGCGATTTGTGGCGTACGCGGTGACCAAGCGCGCCATCATCGACGTGCTCAACCGTGACTCGGAGATGTTCCGCTCGTCGCGCGCGACGATGTACGCCGCCGGTGAGCCGCTGATGGCCCGCGCCCAGCAGGCCGGGGAGGTGCGCGCCGACGCCAGCTTCGACGACGTGCTCCGGCTGGTCTCCGGCCTCACCTCCGCGGCGTTCGTCGACGAGGAGCAGCGCGACCGGGTGCTGCGCTTCGCCCTGGACGGCATCCGCGCGCGCTGA
- a CDS encoding alkyl/aryl-sulfatase, which produces MSKPASSTIEAQHEHLLKALPFSDQQDFTDARRGLIAAPDRVVVPDAGWDSGRYTFLAGEAPVTVNPSLWRQSQLTAIHGLFEVVPGIYQVRGYDLANVTFIEGDRGVIVVDPLISAQTAAAALALYRENRGDRPVTGLIYTHSHVDHFGGARGILPGDQASGVPVLAPAGFIEHTVSENVYAGPAMARRASFMYGAALPTGPSGQVGAGLGQTNSTGTVTLIPPTVSIRHTGERATVDGVRMVFQMAPGSEAPAEMHLYLPDHRAFCVAENATHTLHNVLTLRGAEVRDPRAWAGYISESIELFGAELEVVFASHHWPTWGRQQAVEFLRRQRDLYAYLHDQTVRMINAGLTGPEIAETFQLPPALEQAWHTRGYYGSVSHNVKAVYQRYLGWYDGNPARLWPHPPVEAGRRYVEFMGGADAVVAKARASYAAGDFRWVAEVLNHVVFAVPDHAGARDLLADAYEQLGYGSENGTWRCVYLSGAHELRHGSMGTPATAASPDLVAQLTPEQLFESFAIRVNGPRCWNDVVTVDVEVTDLDRQYRLTLRNGVLTHSRAPQPEPAQVTVRLTSAELPALAAATDVRGDAGALRLLSGALDAPDTDFAIVTP; this is translated from the coding sequence ATGTCGAAGCCGGCCAGCAGCACCATCGAGGCGCAGCACGAACACCTCCTGAAGGCACTGCCCTTCTCGGACCAGCAGGACTTCACCGACGCCCGGCGCGGCCTGATCGCCGCGCCGGATCGCGTCGTGGTTCCCGACGCCGGCTGGGACAGCGGGCGGTACACGTTCCTCGCCGGGGAGGCCCCGGTCACGGTCAATCCCAGCCTGTGGCGGCAGTCCCAGCTCACCGCCATCCACGGCCTCTTCGAGGTGGTGCCGGGGATCTACCAGGTCCGGGGGTACGACCTCGCGAACGTCACATTCATCGAGGGCGACCGCGGCGTGATCGTGGTCGATCCGCTGATCTCGGCGCAGACCGCGGCCGCCGCCCTGGCGCTGTACCGGGAGAACCGCGGCGACCGCCCGGTCACCGGCCTGATCTACACGCACTCGCACGTCGACCACTTCGGCGGCGCCCGCGGGATCCTCCCCGGCGACCAGGCGAGCGGCGTGCCGGTGCTCGCGCCGGCCGGTTTCATCGAGCACACCGTCAGCGAGAACGTCTACGCCGGCCCGGCGATGGCCCGGCGAGCCTCCTTCATGTACGGGGCGGCCCTGCCGACCGGCCCGTCCGGTCAGGTCGGGGCCGGACTGGGCCAGACCAACTCCACCGGCACGGTCACGCTGATCCCGCCGACCGTGTCGATCCGGCACACCGGGGAGCGGGCGACCGTCGACGGCGTGCGGATGGTCTTCCAGATGGCGCCGGGCAGCGAGGCCCCCGCCGAGATGCACCTCTACCTTCCCGACCACCGGGCGTTCTGCGTGGCCGAGAACGCCACCCACACCCTGCACAACGTGCTGACGCTGCGCGGCGCCGAGGTTCGCGACCCGCGCGCCTGGGCCGGGTACATCTCCGAGTCGATCGAGCTGTTCGGCGCGGAACTGGAGGTGGTGTTCGCCTCGCACCACTGGCCGACGTGGGGACGGCAGCAGGCCGTGGAGTTCCTGCGCCGGCAGCGCGACCTCTACGCGTACCTGCACGACCAGACCGTCCGGATGATCAACGCGGGGCTGACCGGGCCGGAGATCGCCGAGACCTTCCAGCTGCCGCCGGCGCTCGAGCAGGCCTGGCACACCCGTGGCTACTACGGGTCGGTCAGCCACAACGTGAAGGCCGTCTACCAGCGCTATCTCGGCTGGTACGACGGCAACCCGGCCCGGCTGTGGCCGCACCCGCCGGTGGAGGCGGGCCGGCGGTACGTCGAGTTCATGGGCGGCGCGGACGCGGTCGTCGCGAAGGCCCGGGCGTCCTACGCGGCCGGTGACTTCCGCTGGGTGGCGGAGGTGCTCAACCACGTCGTCTTCGCGGTGCCCGATCACGCGGGCGCCCGGGACCTGCTCGCGGACGCGTACGAGCAGCTCGGCTACGGCTCCGAGAACGGCACGTGGCGATGCGTCTACCTGTCCGGCGCGCACGAGCTGCGGCACGGGAGCATGGGCACGCCGGCAACCGCCGCGTCTCCGGACCTGGTCGCCCAGCTCACCCCGGAGCAGCTCTTCGAATCGTTCGCGATCCGGGTCAACGGCCCGCGCTGCTGGAACGACGTGGTCACCGTCGACGTCGAGGTGACCGATCTGGACCGGCAGTACCGGCTCACCCTGCGCAACGGGGTTCTGACCCACAGCCGGGCGCCGCAGCCCGAGCCGGCGCAGGTCACCGTGCGCCTGACCAGCGCCGAACTGCCGGCCCTCGCCGCCGCGACGGATGTCCGGGGTGACGCCGGGGCCCTGCGGCTGCTGTCCGGCGCGCTGGACGCGCCGGACACGGACTTCGCCATCGTCACACCGTGA
- a CDS encoding MFS transporter, translating to MPRLYQPSPRVTFAVLAAAAAAFSLMQSLVTPVLPTIQQDLHTSTATVTWVLTAWLLAASVATPLMGRIADGIGKDRTLIVALAAIAAGCLVAAVAPSIGVLIGARVLQGLGGAVFPISFGILRDEFPPARLASALGVLSAVIATGSGLGIVLAGPIVGVLDWRWLFWIPMAVVTVVAVVAWRVVPVSPRHGDGRINWLSATLLAGWLVALLLPLSMGRSWGWSSPRTLAIFAVALVLAAAWFVAELRAREPLIDMRMMRLPSVWTTNLVALLFGAAMFGVFAFLPQLLQVPASTGYGFGMSVTGAGLLMLPLMVAMAVFGSLSGPLARWVSNKAQLLWGSAMGTTACLSLALAHSQKWAVAVAAGVFGIGLGLIYSSMINLIVQSVPAHQTGAASGMNTNIRTIGAAVGTAVVSTVVTGHLQPSGLPAESGYTMAFLLLAVASAAAFAVALLVPSGRRAPAPAPVTLPELSPVEV from the coding sequence ATGCCTCGACTTTACCAGCCATCCCCGAGGGTGACCTTCGCGGTGCTGGCCGCGGCGGCTGCCGCGTTCTCCCTGATGCAGTCCCTGGTGACCCCGGTGCTGCCGACCATCCAGCAGGACCTGCACACCAGCACGGCGACCGTCACCTGGGTGCTCACCGCCTGGCTGCTCGCCGCCTCGGTGGCCACCCCGCTGATGGGCCGCATCGCCGACGGCATCGGCAAGGACCGCACCCTGATCGTCGCGCTCGCCGCCATCGCCGCCGGCTGCCTGGTCGCCGCGGTCGCGCCGTCGATCGGCGTGCTGATCGGCGCCCGGGTGCTGCAGGGCCTCGGCGGCGCGGTCTTCCCGATCTCGTTCGGGATCCTGCGCGACGAGTTCCCGCCGGCCCGGCTCGCCTCCGCGCTCGGTGTGCTCTCCGCGGTCATCGCGACCGGCAGCGGCCTCGGCATCGTGCTGGCCGGCCCGATCGTCGGCGTGCTCGACTGGCGCTGGCTGTTCTGGATCCCGATGGCCGTGGTCACGGTCGTCGCGGTGGTCGCCTGGCGGGTCGTCCCGGTCTCCCCGCGGCACGGCGACGGCCGGATCAACTGGCTCTCCGCCACCCTGCTCGCCGGCTGGCTCGTCGCGCTGCTGCTGCCGCTCAGCATGGGACGGTCGTGGGGCTGGTCCTCCCCCCGTACCCTCGCGATTTTTGCCGTTGCTCTTGTTCTTGCGGCCGCCTGGTTCGTCGCGGAGCTCCGCGCGCGGGAGCCGCTGATCGACATGCGGATGATGCGGCTGCCGTCGGTCTGGACCACCAACCTGGTCGCGCTGTTGTTCGGGGCCGCGATGTTCGGTGTGTTCGCCTTCCTGCCGCAGTTGCTGCAGGTGCCGGCGTCCACCGGGTACGGGTTCGGGATGAGTGTCACCGGCGCCGGTCTGCTGATGCTCCCGCTGATGGTGGCGATGGCGGTCTTCGGCTCGCTGAGCGGCCCGCTCGCGCGCTGGGTGAGCAACAAGGCGCAGCTGTTGTGGGGTTCCGCCATGGGCACGACGGCCTGCCTGAGCCTGGCCCTCGCGCACAGTCAGAAGTGGGCCGTCGCGGTCGCCGCCGGAGTGTTCGGCATCGGTCTCGGCCTGATCTACTCCTCGATGATCAACCTGATCGTGCAGAGCGTCCCGGCACACCAGACCGGCGCCGCCAGCGGCATGAACACCAACATCCGGACGATCGGCGCCGCCGTCGGCACGGCGGTCGTCAGCACCGTCGTGACCGGACACCTCCAGCCGAGCGGGCTGCCGGCCGAGTCCGGCTACACGATGGCCTTCCTGCTGCTCGCGGTGGCCAGTGCGGCCGCCTTCGCGGTGGCGCTGCTGGTGCCGTCCGGCCGGCGCGCCCCGGCGCCCGCCCCGGTGACGCTGCCGGAGCTCAGCCCGGTCGAGGTCTAG
- a CDS encoding lamin tail domain-containing protein, whose amino-acid sequence MRRLLGTVAAFAAVLGGTLAVASPAQAAPTLRFHSAQYDSPGKDTRSNKSRNAEWIALVNTGKKAVNLKGWSIKEKGGRVYTFGSVSIPAKGGKIYLHTGKGTNTKTHVYWNSGNYLWNNTGDTATLRKPDKKTQDTCSWGNKKGRTKIAC is encoded by the coding sequence ATGCGCAGACTGCTCGGCACCGTGGCCGCCTTCGCCGCCGTCCTCGGCGGGACACTCGCCGTGGCGAGCCCCGCCCAGGCGGCGCCCACGCTGCGGTTCCACAGCGCCCAGTACGACTCACCCGGCAAGGACACCCGCAGCAACAAGTCCCGCAACGCGGAGTGGATCGCCCTGGTCAACACCGGCAAGAAGGCGGTCAACCTGAAGGGCTGGTCGATCAAGGAGAAGGGCGGCCGGGTCTACACGTTCGGCAGCGTCAGCATCCCGGCGAAGGGCGGCAAGATCTACCTGCACACCGGCAAGGGCACGAACACCAAGACGCACGTCTACTGGAACTCCGGCAATTACCTCTGGAACAACACCGGCGACACGGCGACGCTGCGCAAGCCCGACAAGAAGACCCAGGACACCTGCTCGTGGGGGAACAAGAAGGGCCGTACCAAGATCGCTTGCTGA
- the uxaC gene encoding glucuronate isomerase, with protein MSGNPQPWVLHPDRALPAEPALRGLARDIYATTRDLPIVSMHGHVDAEVFAADQPFADPAALFVTPDHYLVRMLLSRGVPHDALGVPRRDGRPVTTDPRAIWRTFAEHWPLFRGTPTRFWLEHELAEVFGVRTRLGADTADAVYDELCARLAEPRFRPLALLDTFRIEIISTTDAATATLAEHRKLAERGWGERIVPTFRPDALLDTSSPDWPAELRKLGDVSTYDEYLEALRERRAAFKAAGARATDHGHQSADTTPLDIADARRLFQAALRRTITAAESAAFLANMLFEMARMSTEDGLTMQLHPGVLRDHDPAVRAARGPDVGYDIPVHTEYTRALKPLLNAFGHHPNLRLVVFTVDETAFSRELAPLAGVYPAMLLGAPWWFLDTPDGMRRFREAVTDTAGFANTAGFVDDTRAFLSIPARHDLARRVDAGHLARLVAEHRLDLDEAADTARALAYDLPRAAYPSPAPVSTVEPRPAGGAA; from the coding sequence ATGTCCGGAAACCCGCAGCCATGGGTCCTGCACCCCGACCGGGCGCTGCCCGCCGAGCCGGCCCTGCGCGGACTCGCCCGCGACATCTACGCGACCACCCGCGACCTGCCGATCGTCTCCATGCACGGGCACGTCGACGCCGAGGTGTTCGCCGCCGACCAGCCGTTCGCCGACCCGGCCGCCCTGTTCGTCACCCCCGACCACTACCTGGTCCGGATGCTGCTCTCCCGCGGCGTCCCGCACGACGCCCTGGGCGTGCCACGCCGCGACGGCCGGCCGGTCACGACCGACCCCCGTGCCATCTGGCGCACCTTCGCCGAGCACTGGCCGCTGTTCCGCGGCACCCCCACCCGCTTCTGGCTGGAACACGAGCTCGCCGAGGTCTTCGGCGTGCGCACCCGGCTCGGCGCGGACACCGCCGACGCCGTCTACGACGAGCTCTGCGCCCGGCTCGCCGAGCCCAGGTTCCGCCCGCTCGCGCTGCTCGACACGTTCCGCATCGAGATCATCTCCACCACCGACGCGGCCACCGCCACCCTCGCCGAGCACCGCAAGCTCGCCGAGCGCGGCTGGGGCGAGCGGATCGTCCCCACCTTCCGCCCGGACGCCCTGCTCGACACGTCCTCCCCGGACTGGCCGGCCGAACTGCGTAAACTCGGTGACGTCAGCACCTACGACGAATACCTCGAGGCGCTGCGGGAGCGGCGCGCCGCCTTCAAGGCCGCCGGCGCCCGGGCCACCGACCACGGCCACCAGAGCGCCGACACCACCCCCCTCGACATCGCCGACGCCCGCCGGCTGTTCCAGGCCGCGCTGCGCCGGACGATCACCGCCGCCGAGTCGGCCGCCTTTCTCGCCAACATGCTCTTCGAGATGGCCCGGATGTCCACCGAGGACGGGCTCACCATGCAGCTGCACCCTGGTGTGCTGCGCGACCACGACCCGGCCGTCCGCGCGGCCCGCGGACCCGACGTCGGCTACGACATCCCCGTCCACACCGAATACACCCGCGCGCTGAAACCGCTGCTCAACGCGTTCGGCCACCACCCGAACCTGCGCCTGGTCGTCTTCACCGTCGACGAGACCGCGTTCAGCCGCGAACTCGCCCCGCTCGCCGGCGTCTACCCGGCGATGCTGCTCGGCGCGCCCTGGTGGTTCCTGGACACCCCGGACGGCATGCGCCGCTTCCGGGAGGCCGTCACCGACACCGCCGGCTTCGCGAACACCGCCGGCTTCGTCGACGACACCCGCGCCTTCCTCTCCATCCCGGCCCGCCACGACCTGGCCCGCCGCGTCGACGCCGGCCACCTCGCCCGCCTCGTCGCCGAACACCGCCTCGACCTCGACGAAGCCGCCGACACGGCCCGCGCCCTCGCCTACGACCTGCCCCGCGCCGCGTACCCATCGCCGGCGCCTGTCTCCACTGTGGAACCGCGCCCCGCCGGTGGTGCCGCATGA
- a CDS encoding mannitol dehydrogenase family protein translates to MRILQIGGGNFLRGFADWMIQKGNDAGVLDTGVVVLKVTPRPSRVPLRAAPFRVVLDGPDGPDVTRVDVIDEVVDAYADWDRCLAIARGDDLRLVVSNTTEAGIVDVPDDLSARPPETFPAKIAVLLHERWRHCGGDPARGLSFLPCELNEDNGRLLRSAVLRHAAALDPAFAAWTGAHCRFYDTIVDRIVPGGDAEEVRGERYAHWAIAGDPHIRDEFPLDRAGLPVEFLEDIGPYRVKKVRILNGSHTALAAVAPLLGCVTVNQAVGHPLAGEYLRRLLDTEVLPTLPPGAGPFAAATVERLASPALEHRLADIALNAIAKWQTRNLPVVRDRWAAGERAPLNVFALACLVLGYAGEPGDFPVRDDAEVVARIRDGVFPFDDARLAEETADHVRAIRAAGPEAALEKVIR, encoded by the coding sequence GTGCGCATCCTGCAGATCGGCGGCGGTAACTTTCTCCGGGGCTTCGCGGACTGGATGATCCAGAAGGGCAACGACGCCGGCGTGCTCGACACCGGGGTGGTGGTCCTCAAGGTGACGCCCCGGCCCAGCCGGGTCCCGCTGCGGGCCGCGCCGTTCCGGGTCGTCCTGGACGGGCCGGACGGGCCGGACGTCACCCGCGTCGACGTGATCGACGAGGTGGTCGACGCGTACGCGGACTGGGACCGCTGCCTCGCGATCGCCCGCGGCGACGACCTGCGGCTGGTCGTCTCCAACACCACCGAGGCCGGCATCGTGGACGTCCCCGACGACCTGTCCGCCCGGCCGCCGGAGACGTTCCCGGCGAAGATCGCGGTGCTGCTGCACGAGCGGTGGAGGCACTGCGGCGGCGACCCGGCCCGCGGCCTGTCGTTCCTGCCCTGCGAGCTGAACGAGGACAACGGGCGGCTGCTGCGCTCGGCCGTGCTGCGCCACGCCGCCGCGCTCGATCCGGCGTTCGCGGCGTGGACCGGCGCGCACTGCCGCTTCTACGACACCATCGTGGACCGGATCGTGCCGGGCGGCGACGCCGAGGAGGTCCGCGGCGAGCGGTACGCGCACTGGGCGATCGCCGGGGACCCGCACATCCGCGACGAGTTCCCCCTGGATCGGGCCGGGCTGCCGGTCGAGTTCCTGGAGGACATCGGGCCGTACCGGGTGAAGAAGGTCCGGATCCTCAACGGCTCGCACACGGCGCTGGCCGCGGTCGCCCCGCTGCTCGGCTGCGTCACCGTGAACCAGGCGGTCGGGCATCCGCTCGCCGGGGAGTACCTGCGGCGGCTGCTCGACACCGAGGTGCTGCCGACGCTGCCGCCGGGCGCCGGGCCGTTCGCGGCGGCGACCGTGGAGCGGCTCGCCAGCCCGGCGCTGGAACACCGGCTCGCCGACATCGCGCTCAACGCGATCGCCAAGTGGCAGACCCGCAACCTGCCGGTGGTGCGCGACAGGTGGGCGGCCGGCGAGCGGGCGCCACTGAACGTGTTCGCCCTGGCCTGCCTGGTGCTCGGCTACGCGGGGGAGCCGGGTGACTTCCCGGTGCGCGACGACGCGGAGGTCGTCGCCCGGATCCGGGACGGGGTGTTCCCGTTCGACGACGCGCGGCTGGCCGAGGAGACCGCGGACCACGTCCGGGCGATCCGCGCCGCCGGGCCGGAAGCCGCCCTGGAGAAGGTGATCCGATGA